The Anomalospiza imberbis isolate Cuckoo-Finch-1a 21T00152 chromosome Z, ASM3175350v1, whole genome shotgun sequence genomic interval GCAAGTGACATTGCTGTTGCGTCCTCATCGCAGGAGATTATTCCTACTTCTGCACAGAGCTCATTTAGTCAGCAAAGTGCCACCTGAccctccctgcctcagtttACTAGATTTGATCCAAGTTCTATTTCATATTCACatcaatttttttaattagaaattgACACATGCTTTTATAGATCCTTCCAGTTAGCAGTCTTCCAATAAGTACCTTTTCTTTTAGTACTTATCAGTCAGTCACAAGCTAgagctgtattttatttatggATATATAGCGTGATTTAGGTAGCTAAAAAGACGTTACATGTTGTCTTTATGACACTGCATCTTAAACATATAGGACAAGGTTCCAAATAGCTGAAGctgttttataaaaataaaaccttatgGGCTAGATAATCCTGTTTCTGTTCcctgcatattttttattattggCAGACTTCTCTAGTAACCATATAAtcttttgagattttttttactcAGTTAGCAAGGCTGAGATGCCCCACTAGTCTCAAGGCAGTCATGGTTAAGAATATTAGAAATGTCTTCACCATGTTTTAGGAAAGAAGCCATCTTAACTGGTTATAGATTCCAGAAAGATAACTGTGTTGTATCTAGTTGTTGTGTGCTTctctagaaagaaaaaacaggtgCTTCAGATGTACTGCACCCTGAGAGTACAACTTTAATttctactgattttttaaaagtgcatAGGGTGACTAGTTTACCTGAAGATGTCATACTGAAGAAGTATTGCATGCATAGCTGTCATGTATCTGAGTAACCGTGGACTCCTGTGACAGGACTAAATCTGCTGTTTTACATTATAGCATCCTTCCTTTGCTCCCAGTTAGTGATCTGTGGGGAAAGTGCTGGAGCAAAGGTGAACTATTTCTGTCATCTCTTCCATGGTCCAGCTCCTGGCAAAAATTAGCTTTTCTAATATGCCAGCATCATTGCAATACCACTGCAGTGCATACAGGTATCTCTAAGGGGTTGTTTTGAAATTATACTTCCATAAAGAATTTGTCCATGGAAGGGGGAAGTGCGGTCCCCATGGGTGTTGTTGATGGTTGCTGCTGTTGATCATTTGCATGGTAGATCATACTGTTGTGCTGACTATTACCTGACTGCAGAGCTGAGTCAAATGTTTGtctgctgggaaggaagggtGCATTTTGTTGCTTCTATTTATTAACTCCACTTTTTTTATTGGGAGTAATGTCagagtttgtttttgtttttgtttttttttaatttatttccagCTGTGATAGACAAAATGTCAGCAGAATAAGTGACCTACTCTCCAAAACTTGCCATGAACCATTTGGTTGGACCACCTGAGGGGGAGATCAGTGAAGACCCAGCAAACGGAGCAGTGAGTGAGTCAGTGGAAGCTGACCTGGAGCACTCAGGGGTGGAAGAGGAACAGAGGTATGCAGTTCGCTACCCAAGGCACACCAACAGCAGCCACGTGGGCCTGtctgggcaggaggaggaaggcatGTTAGCTCGGTCAGCCAGCACTGAAAGTGGTTTCCACAATCACACGGATACTGCAGAAGGGGATGTGATAGCCACAGTGGAGGACAGTTATGACGTTGAGAGAGTGCAGGAAAATGAGGATGAGAGTGCATATGCAGTGCAGTACAGGCCTGAGTCCGAGGAGTACACGGAGAATGCCGAGGCTGAGCATGGCGAAGCCGTTCATAACCGAACATTGCCCAATCACTTACATTTCCATTCCATTGAGCACGAGGAAGCCATGAATGCAGCCTACTCGGGTTATGTATACACACATCGCCTCTTCCACCGAGGAGAGGATGAACAGTATGCCGAGGCTTATGCTGACTATGGGCTGCAGGAGCATGTGTATGAGGAAATAGGAGACACACCAGATCTTGATGGTAGGGAGGGCATCCAGCAGTATGAGCGGGAGAGAGAGGAAGCTGACAATTACCGCAAGGAGGCACTTGGTGCCCGCCTTCACCATTATGATGAACGGTCTGATGGAGAGTCTGACAGTCCTGAAAAGGAAGCAGAGTTTGCACCCTACCCAAGAATGGATAGTTACGAACAAGAGGAGGACATTGATCAGATTGTAGCAGAGGTGAAGCAGAGCATGAGCTCCCAGAGCTTAGATAAGGCAGCTGAAGACatgccagagtcagagcagagTTTGGAGCATGGCCAGGCTCTTGTCAGTGGTGGGCATGAAAGTAATGGCCAGCTAACATCTGGTTCTCGAGTTACATCTGGCTCAGGAGAATCTGTACAGAGGtacagcaaggaaaaaagagaTGCAATTTCACTGGCCATCAAGGATATTAAAGAGGCTATTGAAGAAGTGAAGACGAGGACCATCCGTTCTCCTTATACCCCTGATGAACCTAAGGAGCCTATCTGGGTGATGCGGCAGGACATCAGTCCATCCAGGGATTCTGACGACCAGAGGCCACTAGATGGGGATGTGAGTACGCAAAGCTTTCACCTCTCGGGTTATATGTGTCTAATTCCTTTAACTGGGAGATGCATGGCAGTAAGGGAGGGTGCATTATATTGTTGTTCTGTGTCTCGTTCTTGAAAAAgtgctttgttttaaatttgtACTCTGGAGAGCATAAGAGAAGTAAACATACATTATCAAGTAGCCAGATTATTCTTTATTTAACTGTGCTGACCTCAGGTATGCTGTATAAGAATTTGTCACATGAAGCTCTTTATGTGTCTTTTCTGAAACAAATGCTGCTACATTATTTACTGCCATAATATATTTTAGAATagcaaccaaaccaaacaaccaaacaaaactgtCTATCTTTGTATGCTTTTGTTAACTCTTAAGTTTCTAGGTGTGGGttctctgcttgttttttctACCTCTGTCGAGGCTGGGGTTGAAGACGCTTGAGATGGTGTTTCATGTTCggactcaggtgtttattatttctgaTCAGTGAAACAGCCTCACAGCCATGAGTTTTGCAGTCTTTCATTAGCACAGCACAAATTGGCTAAATATCTCTTgctacaaggtcttttaagtctaaactatccaattaaaaatgacacctagattattttcccttttcacccaataactgatcccccaaagcccacagtgcggacttttctgtccaattacaaaacatcacccaaacccatgaagaagaaggaaaaagaaggtaaagaagaacaacctgtctccaccctaaaacctccaccttgcttcatatttatttctatattctaaaactccatactctaagttttccaccctgtgatattactCACTTCTAACCTACTACACACCCATAATCCCAGTGCTGTTAATCAATTTTGGAagtcttctccacagcctcaggtcaaatgcagtgctctcttgcgagtctgtgcctttcagcacagaaagtataaaattctcagcatccaggattcCAACACTAGGTTTAATATTCTGTCATGTAACAGTCCCAACAGTTCTGTCAGAAATCTGGTAATATTCTTTATGATGGTATCATAGTTCAGATTCATATTCTAGAAAAGCTGCATGTCAACTTGGAGTACCTAGAACTCAGTGTATTATGAATCTCAGTTATTACACATTACATTATCACTGTAAAGTGGTATTTACAGCAACCTGAGATTGAAGGCAGTTGTTCAGATTTAAGCATTAGGAATTTATTCTAGGAATGCATGGGAACTATTCAAGATACCTCAGTTACTGCAAAGGAAATTCAGATGGTGAAAAAAGATCACATGCTGGGTAGATCTATGACAGGCTTCTGATTTGTTTATCTGTCTTCAAAATGAGGAAGGCTAGTATTCTACAAATAGAAAGAGATTTTTGTAGCATGGCGTTTGGGATGCTGTAAAAACATGCAAGCTGATTGAGACATGTAGCatccagattttatttttcctgcaaaaCTGTTGGAAACACAGTGATGAGAATgttgtggggcttttttcttGATTCTTAGTAGAAAACTTAATTGAACCtttaaaaaagcccaaacaaacaaCTATATTGCAAAAGCtacttttacaaatatttttaaaattatgtcctTTACAGATCTGATTTGCAGTCATATGAGGGAAGAAATCTTCCCAGATTATTTTGTGTGGAATTATTTTTAGCTTAACTTTAGAGATGTGCTGATATGACTCAGTCTGGTATGCTCATGTAGTGAACAAAACAGGTGTTTTTATTGTTCTCTGCATACATTAGATATTGATGTACGTAGATGTTCCCATTTTGCACCAAAAATTTTCctcattcagtattttttgtTCCATGTCAGATAAGAACCTGACTGAAATTTTCAGGGCTGGCTGAAATCAAAACAGTAAGTTATAATGACAGTTATTATAGCTCAGCGAAGAGAGAAGTTATGGTTGTAGATGTACAAAAAGTCTGTGTGCTTAAAAGGAAGAAGTAAATTACACAAATAATTTAGAAGATCTGTAGCAGATTGAGGAGAAGACTTGTTGTAGAAGGGACTTGGGACTGAGTaggaattttgtttttccttgaaGAAGAGATGTTTGCTTTACTGGATTCTTTAATTTAGATGGCAATTCAAAAACTGTCTGCTTTCTTTAATGCAGTGTTCCTAGGATTGCTTATCTGTAAATTGGGCGAAAATAGCTCGTGTTGACTAAATGACCATAAGCGATCAATGTAATAAAAGCATAGTTGGAGCCCATTCATCTAATTGTAAATTGTTCTTCTGTCCCCCTTGAGAAAAAAGCAGGATCTCAGATGGGGACTTTTCAGTGTAACCAGTATATGTCAGAGATGTTTTTCAGTCTGGTTTATACTATTGACCTGGAAATGTGAGTGTTTTTACCTTCAGGCAGACGCCATTTTCTTGTCCCAGAAGTATCAAATTGCTGCAGATAAATAATGCAAATTGAGTGCTTTTTTTGCCTTCAGTTATTTTGCAGGTCTACTTTGAAACTTATCCTTAAGTTGTGTTAAACAATTTTCTTTCAGAGATACAACTtacctgaaaatatttctaataataTTGCCTTCTTAATCATGTGATATTGAAACTCGTAAGACTTGTTTAGACACAAACAACAGTCATTTTTTATTTAGCTAGAAGCTGTCCACTGGAGACCAGTGAAGCAAGAAGAATGATTTGTGGCTGAGGCTCATTAAATACAACAGCCTCCTTTGCCTTTTATCCCAAGAAAGTGACTATTACTCCCCAGTGCTAAGCTTTTGCGTAATACATTCACAGCAGAATGTTTGGTAGGATGCCATTTAGAAGTGTCCAGAGACAATTTTAAGAAGCTAACTATTCAGAGGTATTCAGCTAGCCTGAAGCTAGTTATAGTTTGGGACTGTTAGGAAAAACATGCAATGACTATAACAGGAAGAAAGATACAGATCAATGTATCTGTGTGTACTTAAGATGTCTTGATTGCAGTTTTATTCACAGGTTAATCTACCAGGATTGTCAGTCATTCCTGGGTATTTCTTCTCAAAAGGAGTGTTTGGTAAGGTGTATGAGAAATGTAAATTGCTCACTGCCCATGGAGGATTCTATTGTAATAAACTCTGATCGTCCTGTGGTGTAGGAGGCAGGTAGCAGACTTctgtgaataaataaatagtttaAAGAGGTGCCTGTTTAATATTTAACAATGGAGAATATTAGCTGTCACATGCTTTGTGCACCCTGGTTTAATGATGCATGCTTTCACTTGAATCAGATGTGGTCTGGACAGTGAGTTTGTGGGAAAGGTGTACTTGTGTATTTgataaaagctgaaaaatcCTCAATGTCTTTTGAATAAAGACAGTAagagtatttttaaacatttgccACACAAATGAGATCTGTACAACTGGCATACATTTCCAAAGTCTGTTTATCAGAAACCTTTCAAACCAAAGCATACCATCTTTTGGGTATGGCCTCATGAACATCTCTTTCTCAAATACAATAGCAGTTAgagctgcacagctgcaggaagTGTGGCATCAGGAAACTGACTCTTGATGGAAAAGGCTGTGGAACTGCATCAGGAGAAAACAGTGGTTTGAAGGTAGAAATCATTCATTTGAGAACCAGTTaccatgacttttttttctgtggtgtgTTCAGTTATCCCTGGGGTTACAGATCTGAAAAACAAGTTTTGTTGATGTCCAGGACACGATTTGTTTCTGCATGCCGAGACTTTGGTTTTGCAAAGCCCTATCACTGGTGTTTATAATCTCTGTTCCTCTGCAGACATTTGAGATGGTGGGATGTTAGAATAAACCCTAATACAAAGTAAAATCATGTATATGGGTCGTTTAGATTTGTGAACTAGAAATTAAGAGCTGAAGACAAGTCTGCCAGGTGGAACAGAACTGAGCTGCATTGTTTTGCTTCTCCTTTGTTTTTGGttatgtatattttatttcaacCCTTGCATTCTCAGTTGCAGGATTTTCTCCATTTTGATACCTCAGTGTTTTCATGGAGATGAATTTGCTTCACTTCTTCCACAGTAGAAGTAATGTATTATTAAAAGGCAACGGAGAAGTCTTTTAAATAATTAAGCAGGCTTCAGTAATAAATGAACTAAGGGgtaaaaagagggaaagaaaacaattgaAATAAAGATGAATTTTTATTGACAGTATATTCTTGAGTTTTTTTATGAGTAGATCTTTTAAAACTGTTGGTTGAGCACATAAACTATATGTCAGCTTTCCATAATTTATGAGAGACCCAGACTTGAGTTTATGcagggaaaaatcctcaaatgCCCCAAACCAAAAATCACTAAAGAACCAAAGCTAACCAAAACACAAAGTATTTTATTCATCAATCACACAGAAGAAAGGTTAAATTTAGCAATTAGACTGCTGGAAGGCAAGCACTCCCAGATGAGTTACTAGCTTTTAAGTTGTGGTGAGCACTGGATACATAACTGCTTGaatagtggtttttttttgatgacattttttaaattattgaaatattaaagtaatttgatttttctgtgctCTTGAAAACTAAAACAGCACTTGCTATAGTTAAAATCTTCTGAACATGCAGGAGAAATCCACTGTGATTTTTTCAGACTGACACATAAAACTGCAGTGGAAGTTGAAGTGAAACTATGGCTAAGGAAGTCCATACTCAGAGAAGCAGCCAGCACTGAGTCAGATCTCTCAAATGGGATTGTTATTCATTGTCAAGATGGTGGTAAGTGACGGGAGGCTTTGTCTTTGCAGGACATCATCACCTGGATTAGGGAAGTTCCACAAACCAAGACTTCCCAAACTGCATTTGTTCTTAGATACAGTTGGTCTGTGATCCTATGTGATCACTGCAGCATGTCTGATCCATTGCTATTGTTTACCTTAAGCTACATATAAAACACCTCCTTCATTAAATGTGTAATAAGACTGTTGTACATGATGTTATCTGCATAGGCAGAAAGTGTCTTACCTATAAGCAAATTGGTCATTTCTGTGTCAGCAGCTGCATGAGTCAGCTGTTGGATCAGTCAGAGTCCTGATCCAACAGCTGCCTGTTGATAGAGCCCCTCACTTCAGATGCTAACTACCCAAGATGGTAGTTAAAATGATAAATGGCGCTTGTCAGTTATCTTGGACACAGGAGGAGCATTTTGGGGGAATCTCTTTAGGCTGCCTGAAATTCCTCTATGGAGAGGTCCTATAGCAGTTAATCAGATGTGTTGTTCCAAAGGAGCAGTTCAGCCAGTAACCTTGTCTCAGGTCATCTTGTCCTATCATGTATGCACAAACTGACAGGGGCAGGTCCTGGACCACCCAGCAAACTCATGGGTAAGTGCACAGGGTGTGTGCAGAGGCAGTTATACCAGAACTACAGTACAAAGTTAAATCCATATGTCAGAATTATAAATTGAATTCCATAGATTGTGCTACAGTGTGCAGGTATATGTGAAGTGCTAAGTTGGTATAATTTTTATCAAGCCCACCATTTTTAGCCCTGTacttaaaacaaattttcaacAAAGGCAACTAATAATCATTAGCTTTTAGCTTCATTCTTTATGGGTACTTATGCCAATTAAAACCTATGGTCTCAGTCTGTATTTAAGTGAACGGAAATTGAGCTGTGTAAATGACAGAGGACACTGCCATCACATAGTTGGCCTAAAACCTGGGACATTTACTGCTGTAGTTGTCCTGATAAAGGCAGTTCTTGTGATAGAATGCATCTGACTATTATTTGCGTGTTGGACCTGAAGATTCCATAGTGCTTTGACTTTTTCCTAATGTATATGGGTTCTTCTCAGAGCACTATctctaaaataataataaaaaaaaaataaaataaagcctTGCTTTATCTGATTGTCTCCTGAGCTAATGTATAAGGAGACTTTGTCATACCTGTGCCATAATGCCTGTACCTAGACATTAGTGTCAAATAAGTGATGTCCTGTTGTTTAAGTGAATCTTGAATTTCTGAAGCATTTGTTGATTTGTCCACACACATGGTACTATAAAAAAGCTCTGAATAAACTACCTTTTTCACAACAAAAAATGACCAGTGCTGTTTAGCATCTTTGTGAGCagcatggacagtgggattgtGCGCACCCTTGGCAAGTTTGCcaacaccaagctgagtggtgtgGTCAACCCACTGGAGGGAAGGgttgccatccagagggacatggtTAGGCTTGAGAGGCAGACCTGATCTGTGAGAGCCTCATGAAATTTAGCAAGGGCAAatgcaaggtcctgcacatgGGCCAAGGCAATCCCAAACACAAACTGGAAGAAGAATTTACTGAAAGCAGCTCTACAGGTAAGGACTTAGGGATACTGGTCAGTGAAAAACTtcttacaagggcatgtagcgataggacaagggggaaccACTTAAAATTGACAAAGTAGCTTTAGATTAGATGCAAGGAAAGATTCTTTACTGTGggagtggtgaggcactggcacagttTATCCAGGTGCcacattcctggaagtgttcaaggccaggctggatggggttttgtGCAACTCAGTCTATtggaaagtgtccctgtccatggcaggggcagTAAAAgttagatgatctttaagatcccttccaatataaatgattctatgactctatgattttatgatttcaTCCCCTCTGTCCTAGCCTATGTGACCCTCTAGCTGTACTCTCTTCATTTGAAGATCTGCTGCTGAAAGCGCATAAAACAACACTGCTTTTATAAGTTTCAGTGTCAGTTACATGTCTCTTCAGGAAATGTATAGGAAACAGCTGACTGACCTGGATAGATTAGATGCAACACAATCCTCTCCTTTTACAAGTTCCGTTATTAAATCCCTCTGCACGAGAGCAAGGAAGGACTCTCAGGTGGAGTGGGTTGCATGTTTGTTAGAGTCAATGCCAAAACTGAGATGGAGAATTTTTGGATGTACCAGGTTGAGTATCATAAGAAAAATGTAAGTAGATATTCAGGAGAAAAAGGGATAGCTATCACTTTTTTATTGCTGCATGTAAAAAAATCTAATTCCATTGATAGAATAATATCAATAGAATGCTGTGCCTTATTGTGTTCTGACAACTTTGCTAGGCTTCTAAAACTTGCTTTGTTAATGACAAATGGCAGTGAAACAGCCACTCAGCCTTTATTTTAGACTTTGTTTAGAGCAGCTGTGCAAATTATCTATCCACTATGAtccttcaaaatatttcttgttaTTGCTGTGACTGCATTCTTTCCTTGTACATTATATACAGTACctctaaaaatgcattttggtgTCAAAAACAACTGAGTGTTAATTCTTCAAGGACTGGACTTTCCTGTACAAATGTTTTCAAGGACAGCTCTCATGTCATGTCATGCAGAAGACTTTGTAAGACATTTGATATTTGGGTTTGGTAATTCTAgttcttggtttggttttgatgggggttgtttgtttggttgttgttATTCAGAGGTTTTTCTCCCCCAAAACACGTATTTGAGCAGACATTCAAACAGAGCACATAGAAAGTCATGTAATAACTTAGTTCTAATACTTTGTAGATAAAAGTACCTGAGTAAAGGCACTTACAGTGCTACTGGAGTAACTGCTAGTACATTTCAAATGATGCACCATTGCTTAATGCTAATTGTCTGGTTTAAATGAAATCATTAATCTTTATCCTTCAGTATGTGAATATAAGTTTTCAACCATTGTAAAGAGCGCTTTTGTGTGTTTGCACGTACACATCTCATGCTTAACttgatttctttgtttcttgTTTAAAGCTGAATGCTACAATGTCTAGGTGTCATTAGTGCATTGATAGTATAATGCACCTTTTAAATTTATTCCTAATACATAAATACTGCATAATAAGAAGAATTTGAACACCATGAAAACTCTTCCTTATGTAAATAGAAGTTGCCATTTGTGCAGTTGCATCACTGTGGCACTGTTGACTGGTAATTACACAGCAACTCAAGGGAGCCTgtatctctcccacagcccctgctcatGCGGCAATTAATTCTTCAGTCTGATGGTGCAACTACATGCCAGCTTTCTAGGAATTGTTTCACTGCtgcattttcttctgtcttGCAGTTGTAATTCAAAATACAGGGAGATGCAGGGACTGCTCTTTAACACAGGAGATATCTGTAGAGAATTGCTTCTTAACTCTTTGGAAGCATTTATTAGTTAACTATAATTTTAATACTTAGTTATTTTTTGAGATAGAGGAATGTCTGTAAAGAGAAAGAAGTGGAGAAGGGAGTtatgttttcttgtttcatttcATATCTAAGGGAGGCTAAGAGAAACTTAGATGTTTGGGCTTTTAGTTGTTgttcttggtttggttttgtgaggttttttgtAGACTATTTCATGGAACTCAATTTTTCAGCTGCAGTAAATGCAGAGCATGAGGGTAGAGCTGCTGCCAACTCAGTCCACTGGAAATGTATCCCTTTTCTGATATGACTCATTGGCTCAGAGAAAAGCTATGTCGTGCTGTTTATGAAAAGATAAGAATAGCATTTGACTTGTTTTGCAAGCTAAGAATAGCATTTGACTTTGTTCATCAGTGATGAACTTTTGATCTGGCACAGCTAAAGCTTCACTCTTCCTATGTTGAAGGAGAGTGTAGAATGCCAGGGCTATTGGGCTAAATACTCAGCTATAGGTAAATGTTAAACTTCCCTTTTGAGGATTTCCATTTTGGCTAGGGCAGACATGTTTTGTAGGTATCTCCTTAAAATCTGCCTCTAAAAATGCCTGCTGCGTTAAACCTTTGTACTCTCTTTCATTTTGGTTACCTTCATTAATTCCACATTCTGTGTACTTGTGTCACACCCTCATACCAGGATCCCCTGCTCTGTACTTCAGATACCTTGCTACAGCTTTTTCACATCACCAGAATTTATTAAGAATTGTCTATGATTAGAATATCCTTTCCCAAAATGTTCTTCCCCTTTATCAAGATACTTGTTGATCAATCGCGTAGACAGTTTCTCCACTGAATTGTTtatggaaaaaggagaagaatgAGGAAATCTGATCTAAAGAACATGTACTGAGCTGATAGCATGAACTGTTGAATATTTTCCAAGTCTTTACTGTATCTAGATTGAGGAATCCCAGTCCTTGATTAGATTGGTATTGAATTGTCATTGAATATCTTAATACATTCTTGAATACATCAATATTACTCTGCACAGTTTATAAAAGTTGTTTTCTAAGATAATGAAATAACCTTTATGGACAACCACTGTGACCTTCCTCTGGTCAGATTAGATTAGTTTAGCACTCAGGTTAATAATACCTGAGGGCTTGTGTGCTTATGGGGAAATTTCAGTCTTTTATTACTTTTTCCTGGTTTGACAACAAAATAAACTTTAGCTGAATCCCTGTGTGCTGCTTAAGGTCAATTCACTTGTCTCCCATCACAGCTTACTCTTAAGTGGCGttaccttttctttcttaaaatgtCAGAGCACAGGAtgcaaaaaattaaagaataatttCTACATCGAGCACTCACAATAACTTTTGATTTTCTTGCCATGTCTAGTCTCCATCTCCAGATTCTTCTTCACCTCGAGGTGCTGAATCATCAAGCAGACAACATCACCAGGATGTCTGCAGTACAGGAGAGGCTTCCACTAATAAAGAGGTAGAGTAAAACCTTTTTAAAGGCCACAGTCTGGTTCATGCTGCTTATGCCTTTTAATTTTCCTTGCTCCCTTGTAATTGTGCAatcccttttcttcttttttttccctcgtgCTGCTTTACCTTATGCTTGCCTGGCTGTTTAACTGAATTTCTAACATACCATGACTCTTTGTCATGGCATTTCTGTGTTAAGCTGTCACTAAATTTGTCTAACAGGCTGCAGGGTACTGATTTACCAAACACCCAACATCACCTCTGTAGCAGAGACAAAACAAAGaagccttttcctttttccccccaaagaGTATTTGTCAGACAGATGAAAAAGTGCTTAAATTGTTATTACATAATAACTTATGTTTCTTAATATTTTGTCATTGTAGAAACTGGCCTGCAAGCGATTCTTAATCAGAATTCAGTTCCTGACTCCAGGCTTCTCAGAATAAAGCTACATAGTTTGGGGCTTTTCCCTCACCTGGTAGTGCTTTAGACTGCAGTAGttccagcaaaacaaaataagtgTGAATGTAACTGCTCATagtgtgaaaagaaaataatttgacaTAAAAAGGATTTGGATTAGTATAGAGTGGCAGGTTCTGTAAACacaaaaatctgcaaaaaatttggtttatttgccttttttttcataAACTTGAAAGCAATCTAGAAACTACCATAACAAAATACTATATTGTTATTAGTAGCAATGGATGAGTTATCTTCCAAAATTAAAAACCCGATCTGCTATAAGTGgattaaaaatgaaacactgaTTAAATAATCCATTTGTTTCTTTATACTTTTGTGATTATCAAGGGATAGAAAAGCTTGTAACATGTATGGAATTGTGCCAGTCTGCATTTGTCtttagaaaataatgaaaaatttcaaAAGACTGAAGAAACCCATAATTTTTCATATTCTGAAGTTTTTGACTATAGATCATACCTTTAAATTTTCATCTGCTTTACTGTTAGCTTATTAAAGCCTTAAGCATTCTTCACTACAGACTTTGTCACTATGTATTCTATATTTTAGCTATTTTTAGGTATCAGTAAACTAatccaaagaaagaaaacaaacaaaacactgtTGGTTTCCATTGTTAGGATGTGCTTACACATAGTTACAGAGGTTGTAAACCAGGTTTCAATGTAGAATGTATTGGGCTATTAGTTTCCCTCAGATGGGGAATAATTCCCGCTTTAGTATTTATAATGCAAGAATAAAAGTGAT includes:
- the APBA1 gene encoding amyloid-beta A4 precursor protein-binding family A member 1 isoform X3; its protein translation is MNHLVGPPEGEISEDPANGAVSESVEADLEHSGVEEEQRYAVRYPRHTNSSHVGLSGQEEEGMLARSASTESGFHNHTDTAEGDVIATVEDSYDVERVQENEDESAYAVQYRPESEEYTENAEAEHGEAVHNRTLPNHLHFHSIEHEEAMNAAYSGYVYTHRLFHRGEDEQYAEAYADYGLQEHVYEEIGDTPDLDGREGIQQYEREREEADNYRKEALGARLHHYDERSDGESDSPEKEAEFAPYPRMDSYEQEEDIDQIVAEVKQSMSSQSLDKAAEDMPESEQSLEHGQALVSGGHESNGQLTSGSRVTSGSGESVQRYSKEKRDAISLAIKDIKEAIEEVKTRTIRSPYTPDEPKEPIWVMRQDISPSRDSDDQRPLDGDSPSPDSSSPRGAESSSRQHHQDVCSTGEASTNKESRKSLASFPTYVEVPGPCDPEDLIDGIIFAANYLGSTQLLSDKTPSKNVRMMQAQEAVSRIKAPEGESQPMTEVDLFISTQRIKVLNADTQETMMDHPLRTISYIADIGNIVVLMARRRMPRSNSQDNVEASHPSQDGKRQYKMICHVFESEDAQLIAQSIGQAFSVAYQEFLRANGINPEDLSQKEYSDLLNTQDMYNDDLIHFSKSENCKDVYIEKQKGEILGVVIVESGWGSILPTVIIANMMHGGPAEKSGKLNIGDQIMSINGTSLVGLPLSTCQSIIKGLKNQARVKLNIVRCPPVTMVLIRRPDLRYQLGFSVQNGIICSLMRGGIAERGGVRVGHRIIEINGQSVVATPHEKIVHILSNAVGEIHMKTMPAAMYRLLTAQEQPVYI